The Akkermansia muciniphila genome includes the window GCCAGCACGGTGGCGGTGGTGGTGCCGTCGCCGGCCACGTCGTTGGTCTTGGAGGAGACTTCACGGACAAGCTGGGCGCCCATGTTTTCAAACGGGTCTTCCAGTTCGATTTCCTTGGCGACGGTTACGCCGTCCTTGGTGATGAGGGGGGAACCGAATTTCTTGTCGATCACCACGTTGCGGCCGGCAGGGCCCAGCGTGCTCTTGACAGCCTTGGCAATCTGTTCCACGCCGCGGAGGAGAGCCTGGCGGGCGGTTTCGTCAAATTGGATTTGTTTAGCCATAATATCAGGTTATTTAAAAAATGTTGTTGAGTGAGTGTTGTGCGAGTTAGCCAATGATGGCCAGAATGTCGTTTTCAGACAGGATGAGGTAGTCTTCTCCGTCCAGCTTGATTTCCGTACCGCCGTATTTGGAAATGAGAACGCGGTCGCCCGGCTTCACGGTAAATTCAATCAAGGCGCCCTTGTCATCCCGGCCGCCGGTGCCTACGGAGATCACTTCGGCTTCCTGGGGTTTTTCCTTGGCGGTGTCCGGCAGGAACAGGCCGCCGGCCGTCTTGGTTTCAGCTTCAATGCGCTTGACCAGCACACGTTGTCCTAGGGGTTTGATGTTTGCCATAGTATGTTGTTTTTGTGTTGTTATAGATGAATATATGGATGTAATGTTCCGGAGGAGGGGAATTGCTTCCCCTCCTCCGGGAAGGGTTTATTTCTCGTCGTCGACGATTTCGGCGTCCACCACGCGGCCCTTGGCCTTGCGGGGGCCGTCGGAAGGTTCTTCCTCAGGAGCGGCGCCCGGCATGGGGCCCGCTGCTCCGGCAGACTGCTGCTGGGCGGCTTCCGCTGCCTTGTACAGGGCTTCCAGGCGGGATTCAAGGTCTTCCTTGCCTGCCTTGATGGCCGTGTATTCCTTCTTGGAGATAGCTTCCTTCAGGTGCATCACCTTGTCTTCAATCTCACGCTTGAGGTCGGCGGGAATCTTGTCTCCCATGTCCTTGAGCTGGCGTTCCACGGAGAAGCAGAGGGTGTCCGCCTGGTTGACGGTGTCAATTTCCTCGGCGCGCTTCTTGTCTTCTTCCGCATGGGCTTCCGCATCACGCTTGGCACGTTCGATTTCATCCTTGGAAAGGCCGCTGGAGCCCTGGATGGAAATCTTCTGTTCCTTGCCGGTGCCCTTGTCCTTGGCGGAGACGTGCAGAATGCCGTTGGCGTCAATATCAAAGGTCACTTCAATCTGCGGTTCGCCGCGGCGGGCCGGGGAGATGCCGTCCAGTTTGAAGTTGCCCAGAAGCTTGTTGTCGTCAAACATCTTGCGTTCCCCCTGGCACACGCGGATGTCCACGGCGGGCTGGTTGTCCGCGGCGGTGGAGAACACCTGGCTCTTGCGCACCGGGATGGTCGTATTGCGTTCGATCATCGGCGTGGCGATGCCGCCCATCGTTTCAATGGACAGGGTCAGCGGAGTCACGTCCAGCAGAAGCACGTCGTTCACGTCCCCCTGGAGCACGCCCCCCTGGATGGCGGCGCCCACGGCTACCACTTCATCCGGGTTCACGCCCTTGTGGGGTTCCTTTCCGGCCAGCGTATGGGCTTCTTCCTGCACGGCGGGCATGCGGGTCATGCCGCCCACCAGCACCAGCTCGTCAATGTCACCGGTTTTCAGGCCGGAAGCGGCAATGCAGTCCAGCACGGGCTTGCGGGTGCGGTCCAGCAGGTCTCCCGTGAGCTGTTCCAGCTTGGAACGGCTCAGCGTAAGCTGAATGTGCTTGGGGCCGGAGGAGTCCGCCGTGATGAACGGCAGGCTGATGTCATAGCTCTGGGTGGAGGAAAGGGCAATCTTGGCCTTTTCAGCTTCTTCCTTGATGCGCTGGATGGCGTCAGGCTGGTTGGAAAGGTCCATGCCGGAGTCCTTCTTGAATTCCTCCATGATCCAGGTGATGATCGCGTTGTCCCAGTCGTCGCCGCCCAGGTGGGTGTCACCGTCGGAGGCTTTCACTTCAAACACGCCGTCACCGATTTCCAGCACGGAAATATCAAAGGTGCCGCCGCCGAGGTCATACACGGCGATGTTTTCATTGGACTTCTTGTCCAGGCCGTAGGCCAGGGCAGCCGCCGTCGGTTCATTGATGATGCGGCGCACCTTCAGGCCGGCGATTTCTCCGGCGGCCTTGGTCGCGTTGCGCTGGGCGTCATTGAAATAGGCCGGAACGGTAATTACGGCTTCCGAAATCGTTTCACCCAGCTTGGATTCCGCATCAGCCTTCAGCTTGGCAAGGACCATGGACGCGATTTCCTGCGGGGAGAAGGTCTTCTTCTCACCGCCCACATCCACGCGGATGTAGGCATCCCCGTTGGGAGCTTCCACGATTTCATAAGGCACTTTCTTATCTTCTTCCGTCAGCTCGCTATACTTGCGGCCAATGAGGCGCTTGGAGGAAAACACGGTGTTTTTCGGGTTGGTTACCGCCTGACGTTTGGCGGCCTGCCCCACGAGGCGTTCACCGCTCTTGGTGAAGGCAACAATGGAGGGAGTGGTGCGCGCACCTTCGCTGTTTTCAAGTACGGTACCCTGACCGCCTTCCATTACAGCCATGCACGAGTTGGTCGTGCCCAAGTCGATTCCTAGTATTTTAGCCATATTGTTATCTTAGATTGTTTTGAATGGTTTTCGTTGAGATTTGATTTCCTCATGACCTGATGTGTCATGCAGGCGAACCCATGTTCTTGCCTCCCTTGTTGCAAATGGCGTGCCATCCTGTGGAGGGCTCCAGGAAAACATATGATAAATAATTATCGATCAGCGTATTAAAGAATTAATTATTCCATATTCACTTTTTTAAATGGCACGAATAACGGGACATCTTGTCACACCAAAAAGAGACAAAATGTCACACACGGTCATTTTGTCCCAGTTAATGCCTGGTCCAAATACCAACAGAATCGTCACGAAGCCTCCCCGCCGGAGGAAGGCACCGGACGCGCTCCGGTTCCGCATGTGCCGTAAGCCAGGCGTTTCATGAAATCCTTGTACAGCAGCGTTTCCATGCGGCCGTCCGCGTGTTCCACCACGGCGCTCATGGTTTCCACCCAGTCCCCGCAATTCAGGTAGCGCACCTCCCCCACCATGGTATCCGCCGGATGGTGCACATGCCCGGCGATGATGCCGTCACACTGCTTCCTGACGGCCAGGCCCTGAAGCTGCTCCTCATATTTCCCGATGAAATTGACGGCGGATTTCACCCGCCCCTTGATGGCGCGGGAAACAGAATAGTATTCCTTGCCCCGCCACGCGCGGTACTTGTTATAAAAGCGGTTGACCATCAGCAGGACGTCGTACCCCAGGGAGCCGAGCACCGCCAGCCACCGGTGATTGGTGGAAATGGAATCAAAACCGTCCCCGTGCACGCACAGGTAGCGCCTGCCGTCCGCCGCCCGGTGCACGCATTCCTTCGCAATCTTCAACCCGCCCAGATGAAAGGGGAGGAATTTCTCCAGAACATCGTCATGGTTTCCGCGCAGGTACATGATCTCCACATCCTCCTGCTCCATTTTTTTCAGCAGGGTACGGATCAGGCGCGTATGCCGCCTGCGCCAGCGGCTGCCGCGGGACAGCGCCCACGCATCCACCACATCCCCCACCAGAACTATTTTCTCCGGCCGCACATGCTTCAGGAACCTCCGGCATTCGTCCGCCTTGCAGTCCTTCGTTCCCAGATGGAGGTCTGACAGAAAAACCGTGCGGCATTCCAGAACGGCGTCCCGCGGAGGGCGGGCATAACCCGTTCCGTTTTCCTCCCGCGCCACGGAGGCCAGCAACTCTTCAAACCTGTCATGGATGGCATCCCACGTCCTGGCCCGCACGGTTCTGCGGGCCTGCTCTCCGAGCCTCCGGCCCAACTCCCTGTCCGCAAGCAGGCGGCGCATGCAGGAATAAAACCCCTCCGCATCCCCCTTCTCCGCCTGAAAGCCGTTGATGCCGTCCAGCACCACGTCCGCGGAGGCGGCGTACCGGTAGCTGACCGTAGCCAGTCCGCTGGCCATGCCCTCCAGCAGCACATTCCCGAAAGTCTCCGTCTCACTCGGGAACAGCAGCACATCCATCCCGGCGTAATGGCGCGCCAGGTCTTCTCCGCTGCGCATTCCGCAAAAAACGGCGTCGGGAAATTCACTGCGCAGGCTGCTCATCATGGGGCCGTCACCCACAACCACCATTTTCATGCCGCAGTCCGGAAATTCCCGCTGAAGGCGCGTATACAGGCCCAGCACCGTCACCAGGTTCTTTTCCCGGGCCAGGCGCCCCACCACGCCAAACACCACTTCATCCCTCCACACTCCCCAGGATTGACGGAGGGCGGCATCCCTCCGGGCAGGATCAAACAAGGCGGCATCCACCCCGCGCCCCATCACGGAAAGGCGTTCAAACCCCAGCCCCTCCAGCGTGCGGCGCATCTCTTCCGTAGGCACCACCGTCATCCCGGCCTGGTTGTGCAGCTTGCGCAGGTAATTCACGGCGGCGGTTTCCAGCCCGGAAAAATGGTAATCCTTCATGTACTGGTGGAAATTGGTGTGGAATCCCATCACCACGGGAATCTCCAGAGCGCGGGCGGCCTTGACGGCAGACGCCCCCATGGGGCTTTCCGTGGCCACATAAACCACATCCGGCCTCTTCTTCATCCATCTGGCGCGGAACCTGTCTGCGGAAGGCAGCCCTATCTTTACTTCATGGTACATGGGAAGGGAGAGGGACGGCATGGCCGTCTCCCCTGGAAAGGAAGCCCCGTCCCGTTCGGACGCCCGCAACACATGCACCAGATGCCCCCGCGCCCTGAGCCCCCGGACCAGGCGCCCCAGAGTCAGGGCCACTCCATTCACATCAGGCTCATACGTATCCGTTGCCACGTCAATTCTCATGCGCCGGAACCATGAACCGGAAGGCCCCTTCAAACAAGCCGCGGAAGGAAACGAAACCGTCACCGAGCGCCCTTCTCCTGCTCCAAGGCCAGAACCGGAGAAACGGCCGCCTCTCCGCTGCCTTTACATGAATCCCCGCTTTTAACGCTGTGCGCCCCTGCAAAAAACTGATGATTCATTGAATATCAGCCCTTCCAAAATCATCTTCCTCCATCCGCGCATTATAAATCCGCAGTCAACCAAATTTTTTGAGAAAAAATGATTTTCATCGTATTTGCGGAGGAGAAAATCATCACTTATTCCGATGCCCCCGCCTCTCAAAAATATCACTAATAATTTATATTAAGCTATATATAACTAACATCATTATCTTCCCGATGGGAGCCGGATTTATAATCCGCCAATATGGAGGCATACAGAACATGTGAAA containing:
- a CDS encoding glycosyltransferase: MRIDVATDTYEPDVNGVALTLGRLVRGLRARGHLVHVLRASERDGASFPGETAMPSLSLPMYHEVKIGLPSADRFRARWMKKRPDVVYVATESPMGASAVKAARALEIPVVMGFHTNFHQYMKDYHFSGLETAAVNYLRKLHNQAGMTVVPTEEMRRTLEGLGFERLSVMGRGVDAALFDPARRDAALRQSWGVWRDEVVFGVVGRLAREKNLVTVLGLYTRLQREFPDCGMKMVVVGDGPMMSSLRSEFPDAVFCGMRSGEDLARHYAGMDVLLFPSETETFGNVLLEGMASGLATVSYRYAASADVVLDGINGFQAEKGDAEGFYSCMRRLLADRELGRRLGEQARRTVRARTWDAIHDRFEELLASVAREENGTGYARPPRDAVLECRTVFLSDLHLGTKDCKADECRRFLKHVRPEKIVLVGDVVDAWALSRGSRWRRRHTRLIRTLLKKMEQEDVEIMYLRGNHDDVLEKFLPFHLGGLKIAKECVHRAADGRRYLCVHGDGFDSISTNHRWLAVLGSLGYDVLLMVNRFYNKYRAWRGKEYYSVSRAIKGRVKSAVNFIGKYEEQLQGLAVRKQCDGIIAGHVHHPADTMVGEVRYLNCGDWVETMSAVVEHADGRMETLLYKDFMKRLAYGTCGTGARPVPSSGGEAS
- the dnaK gene encoding molecular chaperone DnaK, encoding MAKILGIDLGTTNSCMAVMEGGQGTVLENSEGARTTPSIVAFTKSGERLVGQAAKRQAVTNPKNTVFSSKRLIGRKYSELTEEDKKVPYEIVEAPNGDAYIRVDVGGEKKTFSPQEIASMVLAKLKADAESKLGETISEAVITVPAYFNDAQRNATKAAGEIAGLKVRRIINEPTAAALAYGLDKKSNENIAVYDLGGGTFDISVLEIGDGVFEVKASDGDTHLGGDDWDNAIITWIMEEFKKDSGMDLSNQPDAIQRIKEEAEKAKIALSSTQSYDISLPFITADSSGPKHIQLTLSRSKLEQLTGDLLDRTRKPVLDCIAASGLKTGDIDELVLVGGMTRMPAVQEEAHTLAGKEPHKGVNPDEVVAVGAAIQGGVLQGDVNDVLLLDVTPLTLSIETMGGIATPMIERNTTIPVRKSQVFSTAADNQPAVDIRVCQGERKMFDDNKLLGNFKLDGISPARRGEPQIEVTFDIDANGILHVSAKDKGTGKEQKISIQGSSGLSKDEIERAKRDAEAHAEEDKKRAEEIDTVNQADTLCFSVERQLKDMGDKIPADLKREIEDKVMHLKEAISKKEYTAIKAGKEDLESRLEALYKAAEAAQQQSAGAAGPMPGAAPEEEPSDGPRKAKGRVVDAEIVDDEK
- the groES gene encoding co-chaperone GroES yields the protein MANIKPLGQRVLVKRIEAETKTAGGLFLPDTAKEKPQEAEVISVGTGGRDDKGALIEFTVKPGDRVLISKYGGTEIKLDGEDYLILSENDILAIIG